Proteins from a single region of Drosophila virilis strain 15010-1051.87 unplaced genomic scaffold, Dvir_AGI_RSII-ME tig00001750, whole genome shotgun sequence:
- the LOC116650057 gene encoding uncharacterized protein → MACLHANAGEQEPYSQPVGHLQLPCTQPCSAQALLPLLLFLYELLALWGPAVVLSWSRKVAFAEWSDELPLFLVVRSCSRHDCWLRIVAAECLDYLPRIKLLLEGLLVGLMCILELA, encoded by the exons ATGGCGTGTTTGCATGCTAATGCAGGAGAGCAGGAGCCATATTCCCAGCCTGTGGGGCATTTGCAGCTGCCGTGTACCCAGCCATGTTCTGCGCAGGCATtattgccgttgttgctgtttttgtacGAGCTTCTGGCGCTTTGGGGACCAGCAGTTGTGTTGAGCTGGTCCCGCAAAGTGGCTTTTGCCGAGTGGAGTGATGAGTTGCCGCTGTTCCTGGTTGTCAGGAGCTGCAG CCGCCATGACTGTTGGCTGCGTATTGTGGCTGCTGAGTGCCTCGACTACCTCCCACGTATCAAGTTGCTCCTGGAGGGGCTGCTAGTGGGCCTGATGTGCATCCTGGAGCTGGCTTAG
- the LOC138911635 gene encoding nuclear transcription factor Y subunit beta-like has translation MELEEEEVNSLRMQQQQQQQTPQQQPARFSEMRINSLRRHYREGRITLEDLKLASREQPLVIQQLVLPRELAIQIYQQQQQQQQQQQWQQQQQQWQQQQQQWQQQQQQQQQQQQQQQQQQQLQLEGHQHQPTQSPDVVIVLDTAQQQPEQQLERPLSQPQQANLQQ, from the coding sequence ATGGAgcttgaagaagaagaagtaaaCTCGCTAagaatgcaacagcagcagcaacaacagaccccacaacaacagccagcCAGATTCAGCGAAATGAGGATAAATTCGCTAAGAAGGCACTACAGAGAGGGACGAATTACGCTCGAAGATCTAAAACTTGCTAGTAGGGAACAGCCATTGGTGATACAGCAATTGGTACTGCCTCGCGAGCTGGCTATTCAAATataccagcagcaacagcaacaacagcagcagcaacagtggcaacagcagcagcaacagtggcaacagcagcagcaacagtggcaacagcagcagcaacagcaacaacagcagcagcaacagcaacaacagcagcagcaactacagcTTGAAGGACATCAGCATCAGCCAACTCAGTCGCCTGACGTCGTAATAGTGCTAGATAcagcacagcagcaaccaGAACAACAACTAGAACGACCACTCTCGCAACCCCAGCAAGCCAACTTACAACAGTAA